In bacterium, a single genomic region encodes these proteins:
- a CDS encoding type I-E CRISPR-associated protein Cse1/CasA, with protein MNNEFNLIDEKWIPVLTCTGEVPRVGIKDALLKAHDIRDIAASNPMDRIAVLRFLLAVLYWCKGNPSEKDKQVAAFPVDWFAKLEEHRECFNLLGEGRRFYQ; from the coding sequence ATGAACAATGAGTTCAACCTAATTGACGAAAAATGGATTCCAGTGCTGACATGCACAGGCGAGGTTCCCAGAGTAGGAATCAAAGACGCGCTGTTGAAGGCACACGACATCCGTGACATTGCCGCCAGCAATCCGATGGACAGAATCGCCGTCCTCAGGTTCTTGCTGGCGGTATTGTATTGGTGCAAGGGCAATCCGAGCGAAAAGGACAAACAGGTCGCGGCTTTTCCAGTCGACTGGTTTGCGAAGCTTGAGGAGCATCGCGAGTGTTTCAATCTGCTCGGGGAGGGGAGGAGGTTTTATCAGA